A part of Saccharomonospora amisosensis genomic DNA contains:
- a CDS encoding TetR/AcrR family transcriptional regulator — protein sequence MTARRQQVLDAAIQVLGTRGTRQLTHRAVDAEAGLAAGSTSNYFRTRQALLSGVLRRLSELDIAAWGQFAVRLGDTDDIDPDVFAEAVAGFTVELARSARVVTMARQAIFAEATFHEELSRQIGVLRREIGEQGSRWLARLGSPTPQADFWSLMALVDGLLLHECTNPGTAFHPAPAVHALLRGLRATW from the coding sequence ATGACAGCACGGAGGCAGCAGGTGCTCGACGCCGCCATCCAGGTGCTCGGTACGCGGGGGACTCGCCAGCTCACTCATCGTGCGGTCGACGCCGAGGCAGGCCTGGCCGCCGGGTCCACGTCGAACTACTTCCGCACCAGGCAGGCGCTGCTGTCGGGAGTGCTGCGCAGGCTGAGCGAGCTGGACATCGCGGCGTGGGGCCAGTTCGCCGTACGGCTGGGCGACACCGACGACATCGACCCGGATGTCTTCGCCGAGGCGGTCGCCGGGTTCACGGTCGAACTCGCGCGTTCAGCGAGGGTGGTGACCATGGCAAGGCAGGCGATCTTCGCGGAGGCCACCTTTCACGAAGAACTGAGCCGGCAGATCGGCGTGCTTCGCCGCGAGATCGGCGAACAAGGCTCTCGATGGCTCGCCCGGCTGGGCTCGCCGACACCGCAAGCCGACTTCTGGAGCCTGATGGCGCTGGTGGATGGACTGCTGCTGCATGAGTGCACCAATCCAGGTACCGCATTCCACCCCGCCCCGGCCGTGCACGCCCTGTTGCGGGGCCTGCGAGCCACGTGGTGA
- the boxB gene encoding benzoyl-CoA 2,3-epoxidase subunit BoxB, whose protein sequence is MPTRIDYDAKIPNNVDLSSNRRLQRALEGWQPKFMNWWAEMGPTLETHGVYLRTAVSVGREGWAHFDHVIPQDYRWGIFLAEHDPDRRIAFGQHKGEPAWQQVPGEYRADLQRLIVIQGDTEPASVEQQRLLGLTAPSLYDLRNLFQVNVEEGRHLWAMVYLLHAYFGKEGREEAEALLYRNSGSPDSPRILGAFNEETADWLAFYMFTYFTDRDGKYQLGTLKESAFDPLSRTCEFMLKEEAHHMFVGTTGVDRVVTRSAELIREHDTLDIAAHGGIPLDIIQRYINFHYSVSLDLFGSETSTNAANYYTSGLKGRWQETRRKDDHQLTDDSAALEKPRPDGTWGTEEIQAILALNLDLRGEYIADCHTGIKRWNKILADSGIDYTFRLPHPGFNRAVGINSGYHITPDGTIVDEQTWQDGKKNWLPTSEDLTFVRSLMKPVYERGKIASWVAPPSNGINGKPFDYTYVYLT, encoded by the coding sequence ATGCCGACCAGGATCGACTACGACGCCAAGATCCCCAACAACGTGGACCTGTCGTCCAACCGGCGGCTGCAGCGGGCGCTGGAAGGCTGGCAGCCCAAGTTCATGAACTGGTGGGCCGAGATGGGGCCCACGCTGGAAACCCACGGTGTGTACCTGCGCACGGCGGTGAGCGTCGGCCGCGAAGGCTGGGCGCACTTCGACCACGTGATACCGCAGGACTACCGCTGGGGCATCTTCCTAGCCGAACACGACCCCGACCGGCGCATCGCCTTCGGCCAGCACAAGGGCGAACCGGCCTGGCAGCAGGTGCCCGGTGAGTACCGCGCCGATTTGCAGCGGCTCATCGTCATCCAGGGCGACACCGAGCCCGCTTCCGTGGAGCAGCAGCGGCTGCTCGGGCTCACCGCGCCCAGCCTGTACGACCTGCGCAACCTGTTCCAGGTCAACGTCGAGGAAGGCAGGCACCTGTGGGCGATGGTGTACCTGCTGCATGCCTACTTCGGCAAGGAGGGCAGGGAGGAAGCGGAAGCTTTGCTGTACCGCAACTCCGGCAGCCCGGACAGCCCCCGCATCCTCGGGGCGTTCAACGAGGAGACCGCCGACTGGTTGGCCTTCTACATGTTCACCTACTTCACCGACCGCGACGGCAAGTACCAGCTCGGCACGCTCAAGGAGTCGGCCTTCGACCCGCTTTCGCGCACCTGCGAGTTCATGCTCAAGGAAGAGGCCCACCACATGTTCGTGGGTACCACCGGGGTCGATCGGGTCGTGACGCGGTCGGCGGAACTGATCCGCGAGCACGACACCCTTGACATCGCCGCACACGGCGGTATCCCGCTCGACATCATCCAGCGCTACATCAACTTCCACTACAGCGTCTCGCTGGACCTGTTCGGCAGCGAGACCTCCACGAACGCGGCGAACTACTACACGTCCGGACTCAAAGGACGCTGGCAGGAAACCCGCAGGAAGGACGACCACCAGCTCACCGACGACAGCGCCGCGCTGGAAAAACCCCGGCCCGACGGCACCTGGGGTACCGAGGAGATCCAGGCGATCCTGGCGCTCAACCTCGATCTGCGCGGCGAGTACATCGCCGACTGTCACACCGGTATCAAACGCTGGAACAAGATCCTCGCCGACAGCGGCATCGACTACACCTTCCGGCTGCCGCATCCCGGATTCAACCGGGCCGTCGGCATCAATTCCGGCTACCACATCACGCCCGACGGCACTATTGTCGACGAGCAGACCTGGCAGGACGGCAAGAAGAACTGGCTACCCACCAGCGAGGACCTGACCTTCGTGCGCTCGTTGATGAAACCCGTGTACGAACGCGGCAAGATCGCGAGCTGGGTCGCGCCTCCCAGTAACGGCATCAACGGCAAACCGTTCGACTACACCTACGTCTACCTGACCTGA
- a CDS encoding MerR family transcriptional regulator, producing the protein MNLRKLDDEHYPAFSTGQAAELLGVEQPFLRSLDNAGVVSPQRSSGGHRRYSRHQLGLAGRLRELFDEGHTLASAQRILSLETELDQARQEIAQLKQDLAQRQGDNGSG; encoded by the coding sequence ATGAACCTGCGGAAGCTCGACGACGAGCATTACCCCGCCTTCAGCACGGGGCAGGCCGCCGAGCTGCTCGGCGTGGAACAACCGTTCCTGCGCAGTCTCGACAACGCCGGAGTCGTCTCACCCCAGCGCTCGAGCGGTGGCCACCGCCGCTACTCGCGACACCAGCTCGGCCTCGCGGGCAGGCTGCGCGAGTTGTTCGACGAGGGCCACACGCTCGCCTCCGCGCAGCGCATCCTGAGCCTGGAGACGGAACTGGACCAGGCAAGACAGGAGATCGCCCAGCTCAAGCAGGACCTCGCCCAGCGGCAAGGGGACAACGGCTCTGGGTGA
- a CDS encoding NAD(P)/FAD-dependent oxidoreductase, which translates to MTTRILIAGGGYVGLYTALRLQRRLRRGEAEVTVVNPENYMVYRPLLPEVASGTLEPRHAVVPLRAVLRGSRFIAGRLTGIDTERKVASVAPTAGPWLELDYDELVIGLGATSKLAPVPGLAETGIGFNSLAEAAHLRDHVLRQLEIASATTDTELRKRALTFVFVGGGYTGVEAIAELQDMAIDVLAGYPELDAGEMRWVLVEAMDRILTTVSRELADRAMTELTGRGIDIRLGTQLESVEEGELRLSDGSKFFADTLVWVAGTRPQTVVGELGLPVDGRGRLVVDQAMRVEGHPGIWAAGDCAGVPDPETGRVSPPTAQHAVRQAEQLGDNLVATLRGEWPRPFRYRSRGEFVTLGKNKAVGEAFGREFDGALAWTLRRGYYATQIPTWNRTIRVLGDWLVGMPFGHDVVNFGSREEPRGAFEEAAGRSRVG; encoded by the coding sequence GTGACAACACGGATACTGATCGCGGGCGGCGGCTACGTCGGTCTGTACACCGCGCTGCGGTTGCAGCGGCGGCTGCGGCGAGGCGAGGCCGAGGTCACGGTCGTCAACCCGGAGAACTACATGGTGTACCGGCCGCTGCTGCCTGAGGTGGCGTCCGGGACGCTTGAACCCCGCCACGCCGTAGTGCCGTTGCGGGCCGTGCTGCGCGGCAGCCGGTTCATCGCGGGCAGGCTCACAGGCATCGACACCGAACGTAAGGTCGCTTCCGTCGCGCCGACGGCGGGTCCGTGGCTGGAGCTGGACTACGACGAACTGGTGATCGGGCTCGGGGCCACCTCCAAGCTGGCACCGGTTCCCGGGCTCGCGGAGACCGGGATCGGGTTCAACTCCCTCGCCGAGGCGGCCCACCTGCGCGACCACGTGCTGCGGCAGCTGGAAATCGCCTCCGCGACCACCGACACGGAACTGCGCAAGCGGGCGTTGACCTTCGTGTTCGTCGGCGGTGGCTATACCGGTGTCGAGGCGATCGCGGAGTTGCAGGACATGGCGATCGATGTCCTTGCGGGCTATCCCGAGCTGGACGCGGGCGAGATGCGCTGGGTGCTGGTCGAGGCGATGGATCGCATCCTCACGACGGTAAGTCGCGAACTCGCCGACCGGGCGATGACCGAGCTGACCGGGCGCGGTATCGACATCAGGCTCGGCACCCAGCTCGAGTCGGTCGAGGAGGGCGAGCTGAGGCTTTCCGACGGCTCGAAGTTCTTCGCCGACACGCTGGTGTGGGTCGCGGGCACCCGCCCGCAGACCGTCGTCGGCGAACTGGGCCTGCCTGTGGACGGCAGGGGCAGGCTCGTGGTCGATCAGGCCATGCGAGTGGAGGGGCACCCCGGCATCTGGGCCGCGGGCGACTGCGCGGGGGTGCCGGACCCCGAGACCGGCAGGGTCTCGCCGCCGACCGCGCAACACGCCGTGCGCCAGGCGGAGCAGCTGGGCGACAACCTGGTCGCCACCCTGCGAGGTGAGTGGCCGCGGCCGTTCCGGTACCGAAGCCGGGGCGAGTTCGTCACCCTCGGCAAGAACAAGGCCGTGGGGGAGGCGTTCGGCCGGGAGTTCGACGGCGCGCTCGCCTGGACATTGCGGCGTGGCTACTACGCCACCCAGATCCCGACCTGGAACCGGACCATCCGAGTGCTCGGCGACTGGCTGGTCGGGATGCCGTTCGGCCACGACGTCGTCAACTTCGGTTCGCGTGAGGAGCCGCGCGGGGCGTTCGAGGAGGCCGCGGGTAGGTCCAGAGTGGGCTGA
- a CDS encoding FAD-dependent monooxygenase, whose translation MRAFIVGGGIGGLAAAIGLTRAGWQVTVHERAADLARSGTGLGIWPEAVAALDRLGIGDELRKRAKRQPPGSLRRPDGRVIATVDTKRLERRAGEPPYVIARAELLDLLYGALAEGTVRFGTEVTPGAWHGFDLVVGADGAGSRVREALFGAEHRLRDTGFTAWRGVVPLDVERGAETWGIGEKFGYLPLGDGRTNFYAVLPTPARPRPMEDELATLRSRFGHWHDPIPRVLDRIEPDALLRHGLHYLHPPLPSYVSGNVALLGDAAHAMTPDLGQGACQSLIDGLILGESLAGTTDVHSGLRAYDRARRRPSQRIAAAARQLGRISVASRALVLRDAAVRLAVAFDSVRSRGT comes from the coding sequence ATGCGAGCGTTCATAGTTGGTGGGGGAATCGGCGGGCTTGCCGCCGCGATCGGTCTGACCCGGGCCGGCTGGCAGGTCACGGTGCACGAGCGCGCTGCCGACCTCGCCCGCTCCGGCACCGGTCTCGGTATCTGGCCGGAGGCCGTGGCCGCGCTCGATCGGCTCGGCATCGGTGACGAACTGCGAAAGCGCGCAAAGCGGCAACCGCCGGGGTCACTGCGCAGGCCGGACGGCCGCGTGATCGCCACGGTCGACACCAAGCGGCTGGAACGCCGTGCGGGCGAGCCTCCGTACGTGATAGCCCGCGCCGAGTTGCTGGACCTGCTGTACGGCGCGCTCGCGGAAGGCACCGTACGGTTCGGTACGGAGGTCACCCCAGGCGCATGGCATGGTTTCGACCTTGTCGTCGGCGCCGACGGAGCGGGCAGCCGGGTTCGGGAGGCGCTGTTCGGCGCCGAGCACAGGCTGCGCGACACCGGATTCACTGCCTGGCGGGGAGTCGTGCCGCTCGACGTCGAGCGCGGCGCGGAGACCTGGGGCATCGGCGAGAAATTCGGTTACCTGCCGCTGGGCGACGGGCGTACCAACTTCTACGCCGTGCTGCCCACCCCGGCGCGCCCGCGCCCGATGGAGGACGAACTTGCCACGCTGCGGAGCCGCTTCGGCCACTGGCACGACCCGATCCCGCGCGTGCTGGACCGCATCGAACCAGACGCACTGCTGCGGCACGGCCTGCACTACCTGCATCCGCCGCTACCCAGCTACGTGTCGGGCAATGTCGCCCTGCTCGGCGACGCGGCACACGCGATGACACCTGATCTCGGGCAGGGCGCCTGCCAGTCACTGATCGACGGGCTCATCCTCGGCGAGTCCCTCGCCGGGACAACCGATGTGCACAGTGGACTGCGTGCCTACGACCGCGCCAGGCGACGCCCGAGCCAGCGCATCGCGGCGGCCGCACGGCAGTTGGGCAGGATCAGCGTGGCCTCGCGAGCCCTGGTGTTGCGCGATGCCGCCGTACGGCTGGCCGTCGCCTTCGATTCGGTGCGATCGCGAGGAACTTGA
- a CDS encoding benzoate-CoA ligase family protein, with protein MTESSPATSTPRATSPVASTAAPAGFNAAEYLVDRHVAAGAGERTAVVSASRTLSYAELAAEVRRVAAGLRALGVRPEERVLMCMTDEVELFSAILGAMYLGAVAVPCSTMLTGGELGKLVADSRARVVLGSTEFADAVRTGVDGAPDVETVVFTDEWQRLRGAGELERPYPTWEDSPALWLYTSGTTGMPKAAMHRHADIRFVAQNYGQRVLGITAADRCLSVAKLFFAYGIGNSMFFPLSVGATALLEPARPTPQLVAERARTDGATLLFGTPSFWGPLLASDVADDTFGSVRQGISAGEALPARMLHGMRDRFGIEVLDGIGSTEMLHIFISNRPGSARPASSGTPVPGYEVQIRDEQGGVIEEADRAGELYVRGDSAAIGYWCRAATSRQVFLGEWTRTGDTYVRNADGTYSCLGRFNDMIKAGGIWVTPSEVEDRLLEHPDVAEAVVVGVPDSDQLDRPIACVVPMPGRHIDGDELIQWCRETLAAFKRPRAVVELTELPKTATGKIRRNVLRAMVARSEFTEPTEPAAVTS; from the coding sequence ATGACCGAGTCGAGCCCCGCCACGAGCACGCCCCGCGCTACCTCGCCGGTGGCGAGCACCGCGGCCCCCGCAGGGTTCAACGCGGCCGAATACCTCGTCGACAGGCACGTCGCGGCGGGAGCGGGCGAGCGCACCGCGGTCGTTTCGGCCAGCCGCACGTTGAGCTATGCCGAACTCGCCGCCGAGGTCCGCCGAGTGGCGGCGGGGCTGCGCGCACTCGGGGTTCGCCCCGAAGAACGCGTGCTGATGTGCATGACCGACGAGGTGGAGCTGTTCAGCGCGATCCTGGGCGCCATGTACCTCGGCGCGGTAGCCGTGCCGTGCTCCACCATGCTGACCGGAGGCGAGCTGGGCAAGCTGGTCGCCGACTCCCGCGCCCGCGTGGTGCTCGGCTCCACCGAGTTCGCCGACGCCGTACGCACGGGCGTCGACGGTGCCCCGGACGTCGAGACGGTCGTGTTCACCGACGAATGGCAGCGGTTGCGCGGGGCGGGTGAGCTGGAGCGACCCTACCCGACCTGGGAGGATTCTCCCGCGCTGTGGCTGTACACCTCGGGAACCACGGGCATGCCGAAGGCGGCGATGCACCGGCACGCCGACATCCGGTTCGTCGCGCAGAACTACGGGCAGCGGGTACTCGGGATCACGGCCGCCGACCGGTGTCTTTCCGTCGCGAAGTTGTTCTTCGCCTACGGCATAGGCAATTCCATGTTCTTCCCGCTCTCGGTGGGCGCAACGGCATTGCTCGAACCGGCGAGGCCGACGCCGCAACTGGTGGCGGAGCGCGCGAGGACGGACGGGGCGACGTTGCTGTTCGGCACGCCGAGCTTCTGGGGTCCGCTGCTGGCCAGCGACGTCGCCGACGACACGTTCGGCTCGGTGCGGCAGGGGATCTCGGCGGGGGAGGCGTTGCCCGCGCGGATGCTGCACGGTATGCGCGACCGGTTCGGCATCGAGGTGCTCGACGGCATCGGCTCCACCGAGATGCTGCACATCTTCATCTCCAACCGGCCGGGCAGCGCCAGGCCCGCGTCGTCGGGAACGCCCGTGCCCGGCTACGAGGTGCAGATCCGTGACGAGCAGGGTGGTGTGATCGAGGAGGCGGACAGGGCGGGGGAGTTGTACGTGCGCGGCGACAGCGCCGCCATCGGCTACTGGTGTCGTGCGGCGACGTCGCGGCAGGTGTTCCTCGGCGAATGGACCCGCACCGGCGACACCTACGTGCGTAACGCCGACGGCACTTACTCCTGCCTAGGTCGGTTCAACGACATGATCAAGGCGGGCGGTATCTGGGTGACGCCGAGCGAGGTGGAGGACAGGCTGCTGGAGCACCCCGATGTCGCCGAGGCGGTGGTGGTCGGTGTTCCCGACTCCGACCAGCTGGACCGGCCGATCGCCTGTGTTGTCCCGATGCCTGGCAGGCACATCGACGGCGACGAGTTGATCCAGTGGTGTCGCGAAACGCTCGCCGCCTTCAAGCGCCCAAGGGCGGTGGTGGAGTTGACCGAACTTCCGAAGACAGCGACCGGCAAGATCCGGCGCAACGTGTTGCGCGCCATGGTCGCGCGGTCCGAGTTCACCGAGCCCACCGAACCCGCTGCCGTGACGTCGTGA
- a CDS encoding 3-hydroxyacyl-CoA dehydrogenase, producing the protein MNADPAAARRHLQQAELEAGQAPDVAPRPVERIGVVGAGTMGAGIAAVFLAAGFDVTLVERSQEALERGLARITDIQDRAVGKGRIDRAEADRRLAALTSATDQSVLRDRDLVLEAVFEDMAVKQELLARLGELVKPGAILASNTSYLNLDELARASGRDADVVGLHFFSPAHVMRLLEVVRGEATAPDTLATAVDLARRCGKLPVIARVCDGFIGNRIYNAYRTQCEFMVEEGALPEQVDAALREFGFAMGPFAVWDMSGLDIALANRERLAPTRDPRERVPEVLQRLCAAGRLGRKTGAGWYRYPEGQRHGEPDPEVHGTIRQVSRELGLVRRSFTDEQIVRRALGTIVNEAKLILAEGIAERASDIDLVLVNGYGFPPDLGGPLYWARDHEAEVRAGIADAERATGFGFRRAA; encoded by the coding sequence ATGAACGCCGACCCAGCGGCCGCGCGCCGCCATCTTCAGCAGGCCGAGCTGGAGGCGGGGCAGGCCCCGGACGTCGCGCCCCGTCCCGTCGAGCGGATCGGCGTGGTCGGCGCAGGCACGATGGGCGCGGGCATCGCCGCTGTCTTCCTGGCGGCCGGGTTCGACGTGACCCTGGTCGAGCGGTCACAGGAGGCACTCGAACGCGGGCTGGCCAGGATCACCGACATCCAGGACAGGGCGGTCGGCAAGGGCAGGATCGATCGTGCCGAGGCCGACCGCAGGCTGGCGGCGCTCACCTCGGCCACCGACCAGTCGGTGCTGCGAGATCGCGATCTCGTGCTCGAGGCCGTCTTCGAGGACATGGCCGTCAAACAGGAACTCCTCGCGCGGCTCGGGGAACTCGTCAAGCCGGGCGCCATACTTGCGTCCAACACCTCCTACCTGAACCTTGACGAGCTGGCACGAGCCAGTGGACGAGACGCTGACGTGGTCGGCCTGCACTTCTTCAGCCCGGCGCATGTCATGCGACTGCTTGAGGTGGTGCGTGGCGAAGCGACCGCGCCAGACACTCTCGCCACCGCGGTCGACCTGGCACGCAGGTGTGGGAAGTTGCCGGTGATCGCGCGCGTCTGCGACGGCTTCATCGGCAACCGCATCTACAACGCCTATCGCACGCAGTGCGAATTCATGGTGGAAGAGGGCGCGCTACCGGAACAGGTCGACGCCGCGCTGCGGGAGTTCGGCTTCGCCATGGGCCCCTTCGCCGTGTGGGACATGTCCGGTCTGGACATCGCGCTGGCCAACCGCGAGCGGCTGGCGCCGACCCGAGACCCCCGGGAGCGGGTGCCCGAGGTGTTGCAGCGGTTGTGCGCCGCCGGGCGGCTCGGCCGCAAGACCGGCGCGGGTTGGTACCGCTACCCCGAGGGGCAGCGTCACGGCGAACCCGACCCCGAGGTGCACGGGACCATCAGGCAGGTGTCCCGAGAACTCGGCCTGGTCAGGCGCTCGTTCACCGACGAGCAGATCGTCAGGCGCGCGCTCGGCACGATCGTCAACGAGGCGAAGCTGATCCTGGCCGAAGGCATCGCCGAGCGGGCCTCGGACATCGATCTCGTGCTCGTCAACGGGTACGGCTTCCCACCGGATCTAGGTGGGCCGCTGTACTGGGCACGCGATCACGAGGCCGAGGTGCGGGCCGGTATCGCGGATGCCGAGCGCGCCACCGGCTTCGGGTTCCGCCGGGCTGCCTGA
- the boxC gene encoding 2,3-epoxybenzoyl-CoA dihydrolase, giving the protein MTAIDVDTDRPAVSFDRHPDTYRHWRLRVEEPVAWLELDVDPEGGLVPGYELKLNSYDLGVDIELYDATQRLRFEHPGVRTVVVTSGKDGVFCAGANIRMLAASSHEWKVNFCKFTNETRNAMEDASRHSGQTYLAAVNGSCAGGGYELALACEHIVLVDDNSSTVALPEVPLLGVLPGTGGLTRVVDKRRVRKDRADVFATRSDGLKGAVAARWGLVDELASRRDFAETVRRRALRLAEHGDRPGEPTGIELTPLERVETADGLEYRNLSVRYDRAASTVEIVVRGPRDDAASDAEEVHRRGAAFWPLAVTRELDDAILRLRTNEPELGTWLLRTEGDPDRVVAHESILLEHAATDWLCREIVHYHKRVLKRLDVTSRSLFALIEQGSCFAGMLLELALACDRQYILDGPPIEDEESDERAAIRLTAANFGTFPMGNELSRLQSRFYGEAEHVDWLRREAGRDLSPAEAMELGLVTDAPDDIDWEDEIRLVIEGRRSLSPDALTGMEANHRFVGPETIETKIFGRLSAWQNWIFNRPNASGPHGALRRYGTGQQAVFDRKRV; this is encoded by the coding sequence GTGACCGCCATCGACGTCGACACCGACCGACCCGCCGTCTCGTTCGACCGGCACCCAGACACCTACCGCCACTGGCGGCTGCGGGTCGAGGAGCCGGTGGCGTGGCTGGAGTTGGACGTGGACCCCGAGGGCGGGCTGGTGCCCGGCTACGAACTGAAGCTCAACTCCTACGACCTCGGCGTGGACATCGAACTGTACGACGCAACGCAGCGGCTGCGGTTCGAGCACCCCGGCGTGCGCACCGTCGTGGTCACCAGCGGCAAGGACGGCGTCTTCTGCGCGGGAGCGAACATCCGCATGCTCGCGGCGTCCTCGCACGAGTGGAAGGTGAACTTCTGCAAGTTCACCAACGAGACCCGCAACGCGATGGAAGACGCCTCCCGACACTCGGGGCAGACCTACCTGGCGGCGGTCAACGGGTCCTGCGCGGGCGGCGGTTACGAACTCGCACTCGCCTGCGAGCACATCGTGCTGGTCGACGACAACTCCTCGACCGTGGCGTTACCGGAGGTTCCGCTGCTGGGGGTGCTGCCCGGCACCGGCGGGTTGACCCGCGTGGTCGACAAGCGCAGGGTTCGCAAGGACCGCGCCGACGTGTTCGCCACCCGCAGCGACGGGCTCAAAGGTGCCGTGGCCGCACGTTGGGGGCTGGTGGACGAACTTGCCTCGCGCCGTGACTTCGCCGAGACGGTGCGCCGCCGCGCGCTGCGACTCGCCGAGCACGGCGACCGGCCCGGCGAGCCAACCGGGATAGAGCTGACGCCACTGGAACGGGTCGAAACCGCCGATGGCCTCGAGTACCGGAATCTCAGCGTGCGCTACGACCGCGCCGCGAGCACCGTCGAGATCGTCGTGCGCGGCCCGAGGGACGACGCTGCTTCGGACGCCGAGGAAGTGCACAGGCGGGGCGCCGCGTTCTGGCCGCTCGCGGTGACCCGCGAGCTGGATGACGCGATTCTGCGACTGCGCACCAACGAACCGGAACTCGGCACCTGGCTGCTGCGCACGGAAGGCGATCCCGACCGCGTCGTCGCGCACGAGTCGATACTGCTGGAGCATGCGGCAACCGACTGGCTCTGTCGCGAGATCGTCCACTACCACAAGCGGGTGCTCAAGCGGCTCGACGTGACCAGCCGCAGTCTCTTCGCGCTGATCGAGCAGGGTAGCTGCTTCGCCGGGATGCTGCTCGAACTGGCGCTCGCCTGCGACCGGCAGTACATCTTGGACGGTCCGCCCATCGAGGACGAGGAAAGCGACGAGCGCGCCGCGATCCGGTTGACCGCCGCCAACTTCGGAACCTTCCCGATGGGCAACGAGTTGTCACGGCTGCAGTCCCGGTTCTACGGCGAGGCCGAACATGTCGACTGGCTGCGCCGCGAGGCCGGCCGAGACCTCTCACCGGCAGAGGCCATGGAGTTGGGGCTGGTCACCGACGCCCCTGACGACATCGACTGGGAGGACGAGATCCGCCTGGTGATCGAGGGCAGGCGCTCGCTCTCGCCGGACGCGCTCACCGGGATGGAGGCAAACCACCGCTTCGTCGGCCCGGAGACGATCGAGACGAAGATCTTCGGCCGACTGTCGGCATGGCAGAACTGGATCTTCAACCGCCCCAACGCGTCCGGGCCCCATGGCGCGCTACGCCGCTACGGCACGGGACAGCAAGCGGTCTTCGACAGGAAGCGAGTGTAG
- a CDS encoding FAD-binding protein yields the protein MAQPFQLAELPAIEGEVATDDASVAHAAQDWGHLVQARPLAVARPAHAADVASIVAYASQRAIPVAARGAGHSPFGQSQAEGGIVLDMTGLSRVHAGNGNEITMDAGACWRQVLAATLPRGLTPAVLTDYLDLTVGGTLAVGGIGGASHHHGTQTDIVTALEVVTGTGELVRCSPEVESELFDAVRAGLGQCGIVTRATIRLRPAKQRVRRWTLYYDELDAFLEDQRAVVRDGRFDHVQGQPVADSEPGRWRYLLEAATYFSLPDRPDEDELLGELSFDRETAESQDLTYHAFLDRMAEGEERLRAEGDWFRPHPWLNLFLPDDEVESVVADTLAETAGADLGDTGLILLYPVRRDRLATPLLRVPATDLVWLFAILRTGAAYDPSGAWRMIELNTALYERVKVLGGTLYPASTLPMTTKDWRDHFGDDWQTLEVAKHVYDPAGVLTPGQRVFTAR from the coding sequence ATGGCGCAACCGTTCCAGCTCGCCGAACTTCCTGCCATCGAAGGAGAGGTTGCCACCGACGACGCGAGTGTCGCTCACGCCGCGCAGGACTGGGGGCATCTGGTACAGGCGCGGCCGCTAGCTGTCGCCCGCCCAGCACACGCCGCGGACGTGGCGAGCATCGTCGCTTACGCCTCGCAACGAGCGATCCCCGTCGCGGCACGCGGAGCGGGCCACTCCCCCTTCGGGCAAAGCCAGGCCGAGGGCGGGATCGTACTCGACATGACTGGCCTGTCCAGGGTGCATGCGGGCAACGGCAACGAGATCACGATGGACGCGGGCGCGTGCTGGCGGCAGGTGTTGGCGGCAACGCTCCCGAGAGGACTCACTCCCGCGGTGCTCACCGACTACCTCGACCTCACCGTCGGCGGCACGCTCGCCGTAGGCGGTATCGGTGGAGCGAGCCACCACCACGGCACGCAGACCGACATCGTCACTGCACTGGAAGTCGTTACCGGGACCGGGGAACTCGTCCGCTGCTCACCCGAGGTGGAGAGCGAGCTTTTCGACGCCGTCCGTGCGGGGCTCGGGCAGTGTGGGATCGTCACGCGCGCCACCATCCGGCTGCGGCCCGCGAAACAGCGGGTGCGGCGCTGGACGTTGTACTACGACGAACTGGACGCCTTCCTGGAGGACCAGCGCGCGGTGGTGCGCGACGGGCGCTTCGACCACGTGCAGGGCCAGCCGGTCGCCGACTCCGAGCCAGGCCGGTGGCGCTACCTGCTGGAGGCAGCCACCTACTTCTCACTGCCCGACCGGCCCGACGAGGACGAACTGCTCGGCGAGCTTTCGTTCGATCGCGAAACCGCAGAGTCTCAAGACCTCACCTATCACGCGTTCCTCGACCGGATGGCCGAGGGCGAGGAACGACTACGGGCCGAAGGCGACTGGTTTCGCCCACACCCGTGGCTGAACCTGTTCCTGCCGGACGACGAGGTCGAATCGGTGGTGGCGGACACGCTCGCGGAGACCGCGGGTGCCGATCTCGGCGACACCGGGTTGATCCTGCTGTACCCGGTGCGCCGGGACCGGCTCGCGACACCGTTGCTGCGGGTGCCTGCCACGGACCTGGTGTGGTTGTTCGCGATCCTGCGTACCGGCGCCGCCTACGACCCGAGCGGGGCCTGGCGGATGATCGAGCTGAACACTGCCCTCTACGAGCGTGTGAAGGTGCTCGGCGGCACCCTCTACCCCGCGAGCACCCTGCCGATGACGACCAAGGACTGGCGGGACCACTTCGGCGACGACTGGCAGACCCTGGAGGTCGCCAAGCACGTCTACGATCCGGCAGGCGTGCTGACCCCGGGTCAGCGTGTGTTCACCGCTCGCTAG